Proteins encoded together in one Vallitalea longa window:
- a CDS encoding phage tail-collar fiber domain-containing protein yields MASFKPTIITKKGHALMAKIVAGKATPKFTKISVSDHEYSSSTNFESVTNLSSIKQTTLVSSVSKINSAAVKVSGALSNAELSTGYYLRTIGLYATDPTEGEILYSITTATKPDWIPPNNGVSASSIMIDLITVVSNASNVSIDVDPNATATVAQINELKDEMDKNKTVPFSTEGKSVTSYQGGTKGLFYPEVKGVKPIYQSMENGNFSDGINGWNASFSTLALNGKVLSVSGNGTSNRIRTYKLMPFKSNSKYFIYVRVRMLDDNATSLQGYTSGAETLHLPSIVNPEKDKWYELNGIVTTGTGTTSGNFLMMFNYDDAQAANGKTMQVDGNTGLVVINMTQNGIQDYTEEQMLKIVRRGYWEGLKTPVLSFDLVSRGKNICPSFEKWKIDNATLNGNQVELNQTTSKITSPFIALNKKFQAYAIFTPNIRYMANCVYYSSDFKKIGCNGEAQLTSGNVQKFLYSMGTKAMEVNAKYIKIIIQRDPNYATKNYSIKDLVIVIDNTTPIKYIKYNSTKTGFSVPRPLIKIDNVKDEILDNGDLVYRNSGKIVLDGSQNVRYASKTPDGHQVEISVNNALPSAGTGVQTAILNNYSYKWGTISNNVGRNFNMYVGDLWLNLVSDDTPWSDTHIPSTSELKLYFKSLFDSGNPLIVYYQLAEPEIIHHGEQGYQAPSPLPAYQNGDLLVIPKHHKKYLIKNGVTITLDEEICDLDYARTEINGKVVDLDCTLESDGKTVTIPETTGWVDIKGTVPSKNCLNPEICADMPANLGTITSANTTSIANLQQKYDKHENIQDLINLEMDYRLTILENK; encoded by the coding sequence ATGGCAAGTTTCAAGCCAACTATAATTACTAAAAAAGGTCATGCACTAATGGCAAAAATTGTGGCTGGAAAAGCTACACCCAAGTTCACTAAGATAAGTGTATCAGACCATGAATATTCTAGTTCAACTAATTTTGAATCTGTAACCAATTTGTCAAGTATTAAGCAGACAACTCTCGTTTCATCAGTATCAAAAATTAATAGTGCAGCAGTAAAAGTTAGTGGAGCATTAAGTAATGCTGAATTGTCAACTGGTTATTATTTAAGAACCATAGGACTATATGCAACTGATCCAACAGAAGGTGAAATATTATATTCAATAACCACTGCAACTAAACCTGACTGGATACCACCTAACAATGGTGTCAGCGCATCTAGCATAATGATAGACCTAATCACAGTTGTATCCAATGCCTCAAATGTAAGTATTGACGTAGACCCTAATGCTACAGCAACGGTGGCACAGATAAATGAGTTGAAGGATGAGATGGATAAGAATAAGACTGTTCCTTTTTCGACAGAAGGTAAGTCGGTGACGTCGTATCAAGGGGGGACTAAAGGGTTATTTTATCCTGAGGTTAAAGGGGTAAAACCCATTTATCAATCTATGGAAAATGGAAATTTTTCAGATGGTATCAATGGGTGGAATGCTTCTTTTAGTACATTAGCATTAAATGGAAAAGTTTTAAGTGTTAGTGGTAATGGCACTAGTAACAGAATAAGAACTTATAAGCTTATGCCCTTTAAATCAAATAGTAAATATTTTATTTATGTTAGAGTTAGAATGTTAGATGATAATGCTACAAGTCTACAAGGATATACATCAGGTGCAGAAACTTTACATTTACCTTCAATTGTTAATCCAGAAAAAGATAAATGGTATGAACTGAATGGTATTGTTACTACAGGAACAGGAACAACTTCAGGTAATTTTTTAATGATGTTTAACTATGATGATGCTCAAGCAGCTAATGGTAAAACTATGCAAGTAGATGGAAATACTGGTTTAGTTGTAATTAACATGACTCAAAATGGAATACAAGATTATACAGAAGAACAAATGCTAAAGATTGTTCGTAGAGGATATTGGGAAGGATTAAAAACTCCTGTCCTAAGTTTCGATTTAGTGAGTAGAGGCAAGAACATTTGTCCATCATTTGAAAAATGGAAAATTGATAATGCTACTTTGAATGGTAATCAAGTGGAATTAAATCAAACTACAAGTAAAATTACTTCACCATTTATAGCACTTAATAAAAAATTTCAAGCTTATGCTATATTTACACCTAATATTAGATATATGGCAAATTGTGTTTATTATTCTAGTGATTTCAAAAAAATAGGTTGTAATGGCGAAGCACAATTAACATCAGGAAATGTGCAAAAATTTTTATATTCAATGGGTACTAAAGCTATGGAAGTAAATGCTAAATATATTAAGATTATAATTCAACGAGATCCTAATTACGCAACTAAGAATTATTCAATTAAAGATTTAGTAATTGTAATAGATAATACAACTCCTATTAAATATATAAAATATAATAGTACAAAAACAGGGTTTAGCGTGCCAAGACCGCTTATAAAAATTGATAATGTTAAAGATGAAATACTAGATAATGGAGATTTGGTTTATAGAAATAGTGGTAAAATTGTTTTAGATGGTAGTCAAAATGTAAGGTATGCAAGTAAGACGCCTGATGGACATCAAGTAGAAATCAGCGTAAATAACGCCTTGCCATCAGCAGGAACAGGTGTTCAGACTGCTATTTTAAATAATTATTCATATAAATGGGGAACGATATCTAATAATGTTGGACGAAATTTTAATATGTATGTTGGTGATTTATGGCTCAATTTAGTATCTGATGATACACCTTGGAGTGATACACATATTCCTTCAACTAGCGAGCTAAAATTATATTTTAAATCTTTATTTGATAGTGGAAATCCTTTAATCGTATATTATCAACTTGCAGAACCAGAAATAATCCACCACGGCGAACAAGGCTACCAAGCCCCATCCCCTCTCCCAGCCTACCAAAATGGAGATTTACTCGTGATACCTAAACATCATAAAAAATATCTAATTAAGAATGGTGTCACAATAACCCTCGACGAAGAAATCTGCGACCTAGACTACGCCCGAACCGAAATAAACGGAAAAGTAGTTGACCTAGATTGCACACTAGAATCCGATGGAAAAACAGTCACAATCCCAGAAACAACCGGCTGGGTAGACATAAAAGGAACAGTCCCTTCCAAAAACTGTCTTAACCCCGAAATTTGTGCAGATATGCCAGCTAACCTAGGAACAATAACCAGTGCCAATACTACAAGTATAGCAAACCTACAACAGAAATATGACAAGCATGAAAATATCCAAGATCTTATCAACTTAGAAATGGATTACAGATTAACCATATTAGAAAACAAATAG
- a CDS encoding sugar ABC transporter substrate-binding protein, whose translation MSKKFLVGVLSLLLTVSLFSGCGKKDEKTPDENGSNNEGVAGEKVTLNIWGMGEEAKLLSKIEPDFEKANPDIDMVVQAIPWDQAHDKLLMAVASQKGPDVIQLGTTWIPEFAEAEVLKDLTPYIDEYPNLDPKNYFESSVGTTNFDGKYIGVPWYVDTRALFYRTDLLEEVGYPEGPSTWDELKDASTKLAARGDGQYGISFDLKDQVFSIPYGWQNGSEIIKDGKPLFNEPEYVDAVKYLDSFFKEELSPVQDDMDAIQAFKNGSRPMFVSGPWMINIIKDQAADIDGKWAVRTVPAKENNLSSVGGSNLVVFEYTKQEEAALKFINYMTEVETQVKWFDVAKCLPARTEAWNDEALSSDPFFSAFGEQMKNSKIAPFIPEWEAIAMEVRKSLEEISIGGADIQTELDKLNKTVEKMLEK comes from the coding sequence ATGAGTAAAAAATTTTTAGTAGGAGTCCTAAGTTTGTTATTAACTGTATCACTTTTTTCAGGATGTGGTAAAAAAGATGAAAAGACTCCAGACGAAAATGGCTCAAATAATGAAGGTGTAGCAGGTGAAAAAGTTACATTAAATATATGGGGTATGGGTGAAGAAGCAAAGTTATTATCAAAAATCGAACCTGATTTTGAGAAAGCTAATCCTGATATCGATATGGTAGTTCAAGCTATACCTTGGGACCAAGCTCATGATAAGTTATTAATGGCTGTTGCTTCACAAAAAGGTCCAGATGTAATCCAATTAGGTACAACTTGGATTCCAGAATTTGCAGAAGCAGAGGTATTAAAAGATCTAACACCTTATATTGATGAATATCCTAATCTTGACCCTAAGAACTACTTTGAGAGTTCAGTAGGTACTACTAATTTTGATGGAAAATACATCGGTGTTCCTTGGTATGTTGATACTCGTGCATTATTCTACAGAACAGATTTATTAGAAGAAGTAGGATATCCAGAAGGACCAAGCACATGGGATGAATTAAAAGACGCTTCAACTAAATTAGCAGCTAGAGGCGATGGACAATATGGTATAAGTTTTGACCTAAAAGACCAAGTGTTCTCAATTCCTTACGGATGGCAAAATGGTTCAGAAATAATTAAAGATGGTAAACCATTATTCAATGAACCTGAATATGTTGATGCAGTTAAATACTTAGATAGTTTCTTCAAAGAAGAATTATCACCAGTGCAAGATGATATGGATGCAATTCAAGCATTCAAGAATGGTTCAAGACCTATGTTTGTTAGTGGACCTTGGATGATTAATATAATTAAAGACCAAGCTGCAGATATAGATGGTAAATGGGCAGTACGTACTGTTCCAGCAAAAGAGAACAATTTATCTTCTGTAGGTGGTTCTAACCTTGTAGTGTTCGAATACACTAAGCAAGAAGAAGCAGCATTAAAATTCATCAACTACATGACAGAAGTTGAAACACAAGTTAAATGGTTTGATGTAGCAAAATGTTTACCAGCAAGAACTGAAGCTTGGAATGATGAAGCACTTTCAAGTGATCCATTTTTCAGTGCATTCGGAGAGCAAATGAAAAATTCAAAAATAGCACCATTTATTCCTGAATGGGAAGCAATAGCAATGGAAGTTAGAAAAAGTCTTGAAGAAATTAGTATTGGTGGCGCTGATATTCAAACAGAATTAGATAAGTTAAATAAAACAGTTGAAAAAATGTTAGAAAAGTAA
- a CDS encoding carbohydrate ABC transporter permease has protein sequence MKNLVRNLNKYKYPYIFLAPAIIVLLIFSIVPIFLSVGISFTDMNIKGLANFNNIDFIGISNYIELFQDKDFTQAILNTVFYVVVGVPFVVLLSLTAALLINYGTSKIFSFFRVVYYAPAVTNIVAVAVVWGFLYNTNYGLLNTILNGVGIDGLRWLQDPLLAKVSLVILAVWRAIGLNMLIFLAALKGIPKSYYEAAKIDGAKKFQCLRYITLPQLRFSTFFVTITTLIGWIQFFEEPMIMTEGGPLGQTNSMALFIYQNGFKQSQFGYAAAGSFILFLIIIIVTLIQFRMNKENVWE, from the coding sequence GTGAAAAATTTAGTTAGAAATTTAAACAAGTATAAATACCCTTATATATTCCTTGCTCCTGCTATAATAGTACTTTTGATATTTTCCATAGTACCGATCTTCTTATCTGTAGGAATCAGTTTTACAGATATGAACATCAAAGGATTAGCTAATTTCAATAATATTGATTTCATAGGAATCAGTAATTACATTGAACTATTTCAGGACAAAGATTTCACGCAGGCAATATTGAATACGGTATTTTATGTTGTAGTAGGTGTACCATTTGTTGTTCTATTATCACTTACTGCTGCATTATTGATCAATTATGGTACATCCAAGATATTTTCTTTCTTTAGAGTAGTATATTATGCTCCAGCTGTAACTAATATCGTTGCAGTAGCAGTAGTTTGGGGATTTTTATATAATACCAATTATGGTCTTCTAAATACTATACTGAATGGAGTCGGAATAGATGGATTGAGATGGTTGCAAGACCCATTGCTCGCAAAAGTATCATTGGTCATTTTGGCAGTATGGAGAGCAATAGGACTTAATATGCTTATTTTCTTAGCGGCATTAAAAGGTATTCCAAAATCTTATTATGAAGCAGCTAAGATAGATGGTGCTAAGAAATTCCAATGTCTCAGATATATTACGTTACCTCAATTAAGGTTCTCGACTTTCTTTGTAACCATAACAACATTGATTGGTTGGATACAGTTCTTTGAAGAACCAATGATAATGACTGAAGGTGGACCTCTTGGACAGACTAATTCAATGGCATTGTTCATTTACCAAAATGGATTCAAGCAAAGTCAATTCGGTTATGCAGCAGCAGGTTCATTTATACTGTTCTTGATAATTATCATAGTAACCCTTATTCAATTCAGAATGAACAAAGAAAATGTATGGGAATAA
- a CDS encoding tail fiber domain-containing protein — MHTTSNLKLKKPEGTDVVNIEDINSNMDKLDVEVAKKVSHSTDGRMSKEDKTKLDGIASGANKYVHPSTHSIDMISETSSKKVMTSSERSKLAGIASGANKYVHPSTHSIDMIKETSSKKVMTSSERSKLAGIASGANKYVHPSKHSAGVITQDSSHRFVTDSEKSSWNSKADGAPIKVDDDVEARNTIIGYSTFENNTTGVYNTAIGYGTLKHNTTGFNNDALGVSALNSNTTGVHNTAMGSVTLSCNTTGRCNTATGSCALKSNTTGTYNTATGRCALENNTTGAYNTGIGYNALENNTTGDDNIAIGYDALEHNTTGNRNTAIGYNALWSIINDKIEENFSNCSGLGAFARVSASNQVQLGDSDTTTYAFGSVQNRSDKRDKADIQDTNLGLDFILKLRPVEYRWDYRDSYIEEVEDENGDKTLKPIPKDGSKKGKRFHQGFIAQEVKDVIDNTGIDFAGYQDHSINGGCDVLSLGYTEFIAPMVKAIQEQQQIIDDLKKRIEILESR; from the coding sequence ATGCATACAACAAGTAATCTTAAATTAAAGAAACCAGAAGGAACAGATGTTGTCAATATTGAGGACATCAATAGCAATATGGATAAACTGGATGTAGAAGTTGCGAAGAAAGTTTCTCATTCCACAGATGGAAGAATGTCAAAAGAAGATAAGACCAAATTAGATGGAATAGCTAGTGGAGCAAATAAATATGTTCATCCTAGTACACATTCTATAGATATGATAAGTGAGACATCCAGTAAAAAAGTCATGACTTCAAGTGAGAGATCTAAACTTGCAGGTATAGCATCAGGAGCTAATAAGTATGTACATCCTAGTACACATTCTATAGACATGATAAAGGAGACATCCAGTAAAAAGGTCATGACTTCAAGTGAGAGGTCCAAACTTGCAGGCATAGCATCAGGAGCCAATAAGTATGTACATCCGTCCAAACATAGTGCAGGTGTTATTACACAAGATTCAAGTCATAGATTTGTGACGGATAGCGAAAAGAGTAGTTGGAATAGTAAGGCTGATGGTGCCCCAATAAAAGTGGATGATGATGTTGAGGCTAGAAATACAATAATAGGTTATTCTACGTTTGAGAATAATACTACTGGTGTGTATAATACAGCAATAGGGTACGGTACTCTTAAACACAATACTACCGGTTTTAATAATGATGCATTAGGTGTAAGTGCACTTAATAGCAATACTACTGGTGTGCATAATACAGCAATGGGATCAGTAACGCTTAGTTGCAATACTACTGGTAGGTGTAATACAGCAACAGGGAGTTGTGCACTTAAAAGCAATACTACTGGTACGTATAATACAGCAACAGGACGTTGTGCACTTGAAAACAATACTACTGGTGCGTATAATACAGGAATTGGGTACAATGCACTTGAAAACAATACTACTGGCGATGATAATATAGCAATCGGGTACGATGCACTTGAACACAATACTACTGGTAATAGGAATACAGCAATCGGGTACAATGCTCTTTGGAGTATAATTAATGACAAAATTGAAGAAAATTTTTCAAATTGCAGTGGATTAGGTGCCTTTGCGCGGGTAAGTGCATCTAATCAAGTTCAATTAGGTGATTCTGATACAACGACTTATGCCTTTGGAAGCGTTCAAAACCGTTCTGACAAAAGAGATAAGGCAGATATACAAGACACTAATTTAGGACTAGATTTTATATTGAAATTAAGACCTGTAGAATATCGTTGGGATTATAGAGACAGCTATATCGAAGAAGTAGAAGATGAGAACGGAGATAAAACATTAAAACCTATCCCAAAAGATGGTTCAAAAAAAGGTAAAAGATTCCATCAAGGATTTATAGCCCAAGAAGTAAAAGATGTAATAGATAATACCGGAATAGATTTTGCAGGGTACCAGGATCATAGTATCAATGGTGGCTGTGATGTATTAAGTCTAGGTTATACAGAATTTATTGCTCCAATGGTTAAGGCTATTCAAGAGCAACAACAAATTATAGACGATCTTAAAAAAAGAATAGAAATATTAGAAAGTAGATAA
- a CDS encoding M23 family metallopeptidase produces MFIYPTKSRRVTSRYGVRGSGFHNGVDFGAVKVGVEGDAIYASADGKVVISKVNGGGVNKGYGYYVIIQHDNGYCSLYAHLQKLELKAGKTVKQGEIIGHMGNTGNSTGVHLHFEIRKSNYDNRFFYKNSNGQFISSIDPLPLLQEKTTGEHTEIPSWYLDGFNGLVSKDIIQSPEYWKDKLSQPIKAGEVFAVINKAMTRRDNK; encoded by the coding sequence ATGTTTATATATCCAACAAAAAGTAGAAGAGTTACCAGTAGATATGGTGTAAGAGGTTCAGGCTTCCATAATGGAGTGGATTTTGGAGCTGTAAAAGTTGGTGTGGAAGGTGATGCCATATATGCCTCAGCAGATGGAAAAGTTGTAATTTCAAAAGTAAATGGTGGTGGAGTGAATAAAGGATATGGTTATTATGTAATCATACAACATGATAATGGTTACTGTAGTCTGTATGCACACTTACAAAAACTAGAATTGAAGGCAGGTAAAACTGTCAAACAGGGAGAAATCATAGGTCATATGGGAAACACAGGTAATAGTACAGGAGTACACCTTCATTTTGAAATAAGAAAATCCAATTATGATAACAGATTCTTCTATAAAAACTCTAATGGACAATTTATCAGTAGCATAGACCCACTACCATTATTACAAGAAAAAACAACTGGTGAACATACAGAAATACCTTCGTGGTACTTAGACGGTTTCAATGGATTAGTTTCCAAAGACATAATTCAAAGCCCAGAATATTGGAAAGACAAGTTATCACAACCAATAAAAGCAGGAGAGGTATTTGCTGTTATCAACAAAGCAATGACAAGGAGAGATAATAAATGA
- a CDS encoding putative phage tail protein has product MTNIKSYWIDQLQNIREYQAIASIEDKELTDIKEHLDNLIDDQFIKTATEKGILRREKILGIAPYADHSLESRRFRTLSRWNNKLPYTLKALKEKLDELCGKNNYIFDLQNNDFIFKLVVHLGLYGSLDELQLMLKKVLPCNLVLDLDNVLYEKKESGIYSGSSISSGTHYVLTSDINDTYDLDGDSYTASAMVDSAAYQLTNDINEVMNSTATVRNASVPITGTQIKIT; this is encoded by the coding sequence ATGACTAACATAAAATCCTATTGGATAGACCAGTTACAGAATATAAGAGAATATCAGGCTATAGCATCCATTGAGGATAAAGAACTCACAGATATAAAAGAACATTTAGATAACCTTATTGATGACCAATTCATCAAAACAGCAACTGAAAAAGGTATCCTAAGACGTGAAAAAATACTCGGTATAGCACCTTATGCAGATCATAGTCTTGAAAGCAGACGTTTCAGAACATTAAGCAGATGGAACAATAAATTACCATATACATTAAAAGCTCTAAAAGAAAAGCTAGATGAATTATGTGGTAAAAACAACTACATCTTTGATTTGCAAAACAATGATTTTATTTTCAAACTTGTAGTTCATCTAGGACTATATGGATCATTGGATGAATTACAGTTGATGTTAAAAAAGGTATTACCCTGCAACCTAGTACTGGATTTAGATAATGTTCTATACGAGAAGAAAGAGAGTGGAATATATTCAGGAAGTTCAATATCCAGTGGAACTCATTATGTTCTTACCTCTGATATTAATGATACATATGATCTGGATGGAGATTCTTATACTGCATCTGCAATGGTCGATTCAGCAGCCTATCAGTTAACCAATGATATCAATGAAGTAATGAATTCAACAGCAACAGTAAGGAATGCAAGTGTTCCAATAACCGGAACACAAATAAAAATTACATAA
- a CDS encoding baseplate J/gp47 family protein, producing the protein MTYEEILKRMLNKIPNDVDKREGSIIYDAFAPTAFELAQMYVEIESMLDMAFANTSCGKYLDYRCNEKGIERRKSTKAIRKGVFNIDVPIGSRFGMDSLVYTVIKKLNKESNEYSLECETTGEIGNKSFGTLLPIDYIAGLTQAVLSDVIVPGENEESDEELLKRYDIEVKKTSTSGNANHYCIWSKEVLGVGDAKVFPLANGPGTVKVVVIDSNKKSPSRELIDKTYKHIEEVRPIGAKVTVVGAKEKQIDVTAKVVLANGYNIGKVQQNFINLVDQFLKDIAFELSYISIAKIGNILLNTPGVLDYSELKINNITVNIGLEDEEIPVLGSVILEV; encoded by the coding sequence ATGACTTATGAAGAGATATTGAAAAGAATGCTGAACAAAATACCAAATGACGTAGATAAGAGAGAAGGTTCTATCATATACGATGCCTTCGCTCCTACGGCTTTTGAATTAGCTCAGATGTATGTTGAAATAGAGAGTATGTTAGATATGGCTTTTGCTAATACAAGCTGTGGTAAATACCTTGATTACAGGTGTAACGAAAAAGGAATAGAAAGAAGAAAATCAACGAAAGCAATAAGAAAAGGTGTTTTCAATATAGATGTTCCTATAGGTTCAAGATTTGGTATGGATTCATTGGTTTATACAGTTATTAAAAAACTTAATAAAGAAAGTAATGAATACTCTCTAGAATGTGAAACAACTGGAGAAATCGGTAACAAAAGTTTCGGTACTCTGCTTCCTATCGATTACATAGCTGGTCTTACACAAGCTGTGTTAAGTGATGTAATTGTACCGGGTGAAAATGAAGAATCCGATGAAGAACTGCTAAAAAGATATGATATAGAAGTCAAGAAAACATCTACCAGTGGAAATGCAAACCACTATTGTATATGGTCAAAAGAAGTTCTAGGAGTAGGCGATGCTAAAGTTTTCCCACTAGCAAATGGACCTGGCACAGTTAAAGTTGTAGTGATAGACAGTAACAAAAAATCACCTTCTAGAGAATTGATAGACAAAACATATAAACACATAGAAGAAGTACGACCTATTGGAGCAAAAGTAACAGTAGTCGGCGCAAAGGAAAAGCAAATTGATGTAACTGCAAAAGTAGTTCTGGCTAATGGTTACAATATAGGCAAAGTCCAGCAGAATTTCATTAATCTTGTAGACCAATTTTTAAAAGACATAGCCTTTGAGCTTTCTTACATCAGTATAGCTAAAATAGGAAATATACTTCTGAATACTCCGGGAGTACTTGATTATAGCGAATTAAAAATTAATAATATTACAGTTAATATAGGACTGGAAGATGAAGAAATACCAGTTTTGGGTAGTGTTATATTGGAGGTGTGA
- a CDS encoding phage holin family protein, which yields MNWESIISFIKPELFILIIFLYCLGLFLKKIPIFRAEWLIPIIILGVSLFITIIYMAVVTVGEFTGEVLVTGIIQSVIIAASAVFANEIINQITYKRHFDR from the coding sequence ATGAATTGGGAATCCATTATTAGTTTTATAAAACCAGAATTATTTATTCTTATCATATTTTTATATTGTCTAGGGCTTTTCCTTAAGAAAATACCGATATTTAGAGCAGAATGGCTGATACCTATTATAATACTTGGTGTAAGCCTATTTATTACAATAATTTATATGGCTGTAGTGACAGTAGGGGAATTTACAGGGGAAGTGCTTGTTACAGGTATTATACAATCAGTTATTATTGCAGCATCAGCTGTATTTGCCAATGAAATAATTAATCAGATTACTTACAAAAGACATTTTGATAGATAG
- a CDS encoding YmfQ family protein encodes MSYGESIYGISKYGQEQEKEKDISIYTPDLIRYLPPFLHNVREIITLEKTSADEVGALKYEIEDVINQFFINTATWGLDLWESELGLMTDPSKPYSLRREIIIAKIRGAGTTTKQLIKNVAVAYSGGEVDVIEYPDEYRFEIQFIGIKGIPLNMAGLIKSIEDIKPAHLTYSFKYTYTVWNMLSDLNWQQANNKTWNEIKVYE; translated from the coding sequence ATGAGTTATGGAGAATCTATATATGGAATATCAAAATATGGACAAGAACAAGAGAAAGAAAAAGATATCTCTATTTATACTCCTGATTTAATTAGATATTTACCTCCATTTTTACATAACGTTAGAGAAATTATAACTCTTGAAAAAACATCAGCAGATGAAGTAGGGGCATTAAAATACGAGATAGAAGATGTAATCAATCAATTTTTTATCAATACGGCAACATGGGGATTGGACTTGTGGGAGAGTGAACTGGGATTAATGACAGATCCAAGCAAACCTTATAGTCTAAGAAGAGAAATAATAATAGCAAAAATAAGAGGTGCTGGAACTACTACCAAACAATTAATTAAGAATGTAGCTGTTGCTTATTCAGGTGGTGAAGTAGATGTTATTGAATACCCTGATGAGTATAGATTCGAAATCCAGTTCATTGGAATCAAGGGAATCCCTCTGAATATGGCTGGATTAATCAAATCCATAGAAGATATTAAACCGGCTCATCTTACTTACAGCTTCAAATATACTTATACAGTATGGAATATGTTATCAGATCTAAACTGGCAGCAAGCTAATAATAAAACATGGAATGAGATAAAAGTATATGAATAG
- a CDS encoding helix-turn-helix domain-containing protein, protein MYKILLREIRESRNISQSKLSRLTDIPQPTISCMENRTLVCDLDRLDRIAKALGVSIKDLFVEL, encoded by the coding sequence TTGTATAAGATTTTATTGAGAGAAATTAGAGAGTCGAGGAATATAAGTCAATCAAAACTTTCAAGACTAACGGATATTCCCCAACCTACAATCTCATGTATGGAAAATAGGACTTTAGTTTGTGACCTTGATAGACTTGATAGGATAGCAAAAGCTTTAGGAGTTAGTATAAAAGATCTATTTGTTGAATTATGA
- a CDS encoding baseplate J/gp47 family protein: MTYEQILKRMLNKIPNDIDKREGSIIYNAIAPAAFELAQMYVQLEYFDSISYADKATGKYLTYRCGERGINRKDATKAIRKGVFNTEIPLNSRFGIENTTYIVIEKIKDKEYKLQCEQVGTIGNTYAGTLLPIDYIKGLESAVLSDILIPGEDIEDDESLRKRYFDSLQSESFGGNVADYKSKTKKLDGVGGVKVYPAWNGGGTVKIVIIDSSLNKPNSSLVDKVQTDMDPVKNKGNGEGIAPIGHIVTVEGVDETPITIKCNLTLLPNYTINDVKFQLEEVINEYFNDLKKTWDDKDNIIVRIAHIETRILEIKEVIDINDTKLNDKAKNLILEPNCIPEFDEIIGVISND, encoded by the coding sequence ATGACTTACGAACAAATACTAAAAAGAATGCTAAACAAAATACCAAACGACATCGATAAAAGAGAAGGTTCCATTATATACAATGCCATTGCTCCCGCTGCCTTCGAATTAGCCCAGATGTATGTCCAATTAGAATATTTTGATAGCATATCATACGCAGATAAAGCTACTGGAAAATATCTAACATACAGATGTGGTGAACGAGGAATAAACAGAAAAGATGCAACTAAAGCAATAAGAAAAGGTGTATTTAATACTGAAATACCTCTTAACAGCAGATTTGGTATAGAAAACACTACTTACATAGTGATAGAGAAGATTAAGGATAAAGAGTACAAATTACAATGTGAACAAGTTGGAACTATAGGTAACACTTATGCAGGAACATTACTTCCTATAGATTACATAAAAGGACTAGAAAGTGCTGTATTATCAGACATATTAATTCCCGGAGAAGACATTGAAGATGATGAGAGTCTAAGAAAAAGATACTTTGATTCCCTACAAAGTGAATCTTTCGGAGGAAATGTAGCTGATTATAAAAGCAAGACAAAAAAATTAGATGGTGTCGGTGGTGTAAAAGTATATCCAGCTTGGAATGGAGGAGGAACAGTTAAGATTGTTATAATAGACAGTTCCCTTAATAAACCCAATTCCAGTCTAGTGGACAAAGTTCAAACAGACATGGATCCAGTTAAAAATAAGGGCAATGGTGAAGGAATAGCTCCTATCGGACATATTGTAACAGTAGAAGGTGTGGACGAGACTCCAATAACCATTAAGTGCAATCTGACTCTTTTACCAAACTATACTATCAATGATGTAAAATTCCAATTAGAAGAAGTTATAAATGAATACTTCAATGATCTAAAAAAGACATGGGATGATAAGGATAATATAATTGTCCGAATAGCTCATATAGAAACTAGGATATTAGAAATAAAAGAAGTAATTGATATTAATGATACCAAACTTAACGATAAAGCTAAAAATCTAATATTAGAGCCAAATTGCATACCAGAGTTTGATGAAATAATAGGGGTGATATCTAATGACTAA